In Streptomyces camelliae, the sequence CGCAGAACCAGAAGCGTTCGACATCCAGGGTGAGGTGGCGCAGCAACGCCAGGCAGCTCCAGCCGCTGGGCAGCACCGGCTGCCGCAGATCCTCCTCCGAGAGCCCTTCGAGGATCCCGAGGACGTGCTCGCGCTGGCGGTCCAGGGCGCCTTTGAGGACGCCGAGTTCGGCGTTCACCGGGCGGCGCACAGTGCGGCGAGGCGTTCAAGAGTGCTCGCCATCTGCGTCTGCCACCAGGCGCGCCCGCTGTCCACCTGTCCTTGAAGCCGATCAGCGCCACGTCGTCCGGCACCCGCCAACCCGGCAAACCTTCCCGGTCAGAGCACTAGCTCAGTCGAACGGGCCGGCGGCGAAGTGATGGGCCTGGGCGCCCCGGTCGTGGTCCTGCGTGTCGATGTGCTGGAGGGCGTCGAGCAGGTGGTGCGCCTCCGTCAGCGTGAAGAGCGGCAGGAGCGTACAACTCCGGCATACCCAATGCGGGATAAAGTGGTTCGTCCATGCAGGGCGCAACGCACACCAGCCGCGCCGGTTACGCCCGCTGGTCAGCTTCTGGCCGCGGGGTGCCGTCGGGGCCGAGGAGCACTGCAAGTTCCCGTTGAACGCTTTGTGTTTTTGGCTGAACCACACAGGTCATTGCCGTTCTCGCGGCCCCGGTGACGCTGTTGCACTCGATCCAGGTGTTGTCCAGGATCACGTGGGCCACCTAGCGCCTGTTGCGAAAGTGGAGTTGTCGGACTGGACGTGCCCTGCGGCAGGTACCGTTTCATGTCAGGCTCTGGGGGGCCGCTGCCCCTGGGGACTGTCAGTTGCAATCGGGAGGCTGCGCAGTGTCAGCGCAGTCGGCGGGGGCAGCGGCTTGTTGGCCGGGTCGGTGCGGAACGACTGGAGCAGATAGGCCACCAGGCGCCGGGACGCTGCACCATCATCCGGTAGGGCGGTCACCAGACCGCAGTGTGCCAACAGGACCACGGCGAGGTCGGAAGGGTGAAAATCGGCCCGCAGCGCGCCCGACGCCTGGGCCCTGCGTACCAGGGTCGTGAAGTCCCGCTCGGCTCGTTGCCGGGACTGCGCGTGTTCCGACGTACTTTCCGGGAAGGCCGCGACGAACGCGGCCGGGAACCCGCGTTCCTCCCGTTGCAGAGCGCAGACCGTCTCGACCAGCTGCTGGAAGCCTTGCCACGGGTCAGGGGCGGCCAGAGCCTCGGTGAGCGCCCGCGCGCAGGTCTCCATCTGCTGCGCGAACGCGCCTCTCACCAGGGCGTCCCGGGTCGGGAAATGCCGGTACAGCGTCGCCACGCCGACCCCGGCCCGTCGGGCCACGGTCGCCATCGGGGCGTCGATCCCGTGCTCCGCAAAGACCGCACGGGCGGCGACGAGGACGCGCTCCCGGTTGCGCCGGGCGTCCGCCCGCACCCCGTCCCGGGCTGTGATCCGAGAGGATTCCGCCATCACTGTCTCTCG encodes:
- a CDS encoding TetR/AcrR family transcriptional regulator; its protein translation is MAESSRITARDGVRADARRNRERVLVAARAVFAEHGIDAPMATVARRAGVGVATLYRHFPTRDALVRGAFAQQMETCARALTEALAAPDPWQGFQQLVETVCALQREERGFPAAFVAAFPESTSEHAQSRQRAERDFTTLVRRAQASGALRADFHPSDLAVVLLAHCGLVTALPDDGAASRRLVAYLLQSFRTDPANKPLPPPTALTLRSLPIATDSPQGQRPPRA